One Mercurialis annua linkage group LG3, ddMerAnnu1.2, whole genome shotgun sequence DNA window includes the following coding sequences:
- the LOC126671698 gene encoding uncharacterized protein LOC126671698: protein MVHVRRSSRDSIIGSAARSSQMAYMEDRRDVTLPPPEPAVPAFVLPPLPPLTVDLDSIHGRRRQRPTPRQPRQRPDQPIPPPVYYHYDAGESSQTRQNYCGPTQFQGDGSQFQQHSQVPPTSSFPVPPSSGPFFYSSEQMPYTTPLTEPAQYRQATPPPFQAPQHGQPSTPSDQGYRPVFSWLDQPSASHSRPSPSTPVANPSQMFFSISEAWLNSPGLGEGGSFEALQSGSIQFSGPSFSLLPQSQEAPTTAPAADDQELSLDDDHESEGAPGDRPGDRQYRDLTESSLRRRQDMGYDMRTQLEKNTRYRDYL, encoded by the exons ATGGTCCACGTCCGGAGATCTAGCCGTGACTCCATAATTGGGTCCGCTGCACGCAGTTCACAAATGGCGTACATGGAGGATCGTCGGGATGTCACTCTTCCACCGCCTGAGCCAGCAGTCCCGGCATTTGTACTGCCTCCTCTCCCTCCTTTGACGGTTGACTTGGATTCCATTCACGGTCGTCGTAGACAACGGCCTACACCACGCCAGCCTCGCCAGCGGCCAGATCAGCCTATACCGCCCCCTGTGTACTATCATTACGATGCAGGAGAGAGTTCGCAGACGCGACAGAACTATTGCGGGCCTACTCAGTTTCAGGGTGACGGTTCACAGTTTCAGCAGCACTCGCAG GTCCCTCCGACCTCATCGTTTCCGGTACCACCGTCATCCGGGCCGTTCTTTTACTCCTCTGAACAGATGCCGTATACCACTCCTCTGACAGAGCCGGCTCAGTATCGACAGGCTACACCACCCCCATTTCAGGCACCCCAGCATGGTCAACCTTCTACCCCCTCTGATCAGGGTTACCGGCCCGTGTTTTCTTGGCTCGATCAACCGTCAGCGTCACATTCGCGTCCCTCCCCTTCCACCCCGGTCGCGAATCCGTCGCAGATGTTTTTTTCGATATCAGAGGCTTGGTTGAACAGTCCAGGTCTCGGGGAGGGGGGCTCTTTCGAGGCGTTACAGTCCGGTAGTATTCAGTTTTCGGGTCCGTCCTTCAGCCTCCTTCCGCAGTCACAGGAGGCACCGACTACTGCACCGGCTGCAGATGATCAGGAGCTATCCCTAGACGATGATCACGAGAGCGAGGGCGCGCCAGGTGACAGACCGGGTGATAGACAGTATCGCGATCTTACTGAGAGCAGTCTGCGCCGCAGGCAAGATATGGGGTACGATATGAGGACTCAACTGGAGAAGAACACTAGATATCgagattatttatga